The Lycorma delicatula isolate Av1 chromosome 2, ASM4794821v1, whole genome shotgun sequence DNA window TTGAAAAAGAAATTGCTGATGCTCATTTAAAAGAATTGGAGTTacagaaacaaatcaaagaattgAAAGATAATCAGTCAAGTGTGCCCAATGAACAgactcaaaaaatgaaaaaattagctGCTAGTGTTAAACTGAAAACAAAAGCTTGTAAAGATCTTGAAGCAAGAAttgaagaaatgaagaaaattttagaagaaaaggaaaattcaatacaagaattagtaaaaaaagaaaataataatatatctgaaATTTCACAACTAAATTGTCAGTTACATGAATTACAGTCATTACCTGTTACTAAAGTTAATGAACAAGATCAGGCAGCCATATCAATTAAGTTAGAAACTTTACTTgtagaaaaagataatttgaatactCAGATTATTGAACAACAAAACATTATTCATCAGTTGGAAAGTGATGTTATTGCTCTTAGAGGGGAAAAAGAGAGTATAATTATTCAGTTTGAAAAGAtacaagaaaatgaattttctaagaatgaagaaattcttaaaatactAGAAGTACAAGTAACAGAAAGtagaaaagaaattcaaaatcttCAAGAACAGCTTACAGATGTCGCATCAAAGTATGAACAAGCTTGGGCTAAATTACAAGAGAAAGAAGGTTATATTGAAAGTATAGAATCTGAGTTGAGTAAAGCACAAGAACGAATGCGGTCTATTGAATCCAATACAAATGAAATGAGTCAGAGTCTAAGAGAGAGAGCTGAAGTACTTGGTGATCGCTTGAAAAAAGCTGAAGAAACTAATGTACAGttagaaaaatataagaatgatgtTGAAATGAGTTTAACTGCTTTGCAAGAAAAGGaacaagttttacaaaataatcttgTGCATAAAACAGCTGAAAATGAGGATTTAAAACAAATGGTTGCTGAATTGAGTAGACAGAATGAACAGCTTGAGAGAGAAGCTGttgatatgaaaaattatgttgcaAATTTACGTAATGAAGTGATAAATCTTTACAATATTCAAGATGCTCATAATCATGCTCTTGAAGAAATAGAAAgattacataatgaaataaaacaaataaaattagatagtgaaaaaactattgtagagttaaaagaaagagaaaaggtAACTGCAGAGAGCACTGatatagaattgaaaaatttgattgaaaaatgtaatactgTAGAACATGAACGAAAACAACTTTTTAGGGAGCTTGAAATTGTTAATggagaaaataaattgttaaaagaagaaatctataaacaaaaatcaaattttgaaatgaGATATGAATTTTTGGATAGTGAAAGAAATCATTATGAAGAGTTgtattcaaaattgaaaactgaGACtgctgaaaaagaagaaaaacttggCGCATTAtcggaaagtaaaagtaaagaagTTGAAAGTATAATGACAGAACAGCGGCTCTTAGTTGAGAGACTGCATGCAGAATTCAAACAAAAGGAGGAAGCTTATTTAGGGAAAATAAATGAACAAGATGAATTCATAAAGAAGTTACAAGGGAGTTTACAAACAATTGAATCAAATACAGAACCTTTAAAATGTGAGCTAAATAAAGTTGGGATTGAATTAGCTTCATCTAAAGAAGAGTTAATGGCACTAAGGCTTGACCAGGAGAAGAGCTTGTACTTGAAAAATGAATTGGATAGAGTTCGGGATGAATATAATAGAGAGctagaaaaagaaagagaactaATTAAAACACTGCAGGTTGAATTATTGCGTGAGAATgctaaaaaagaaatagatagtGTTGTTACAGAAGCGGAAAATAAGGTTGATTTGATGGCAAAAGTTGAGAAAAATGAAACAAGTCGACCATTATTTAAGTTTACTGAAGTAAAATCTGAAGCAAATGATTTAAATCCATTTGATAATATAATACATTCTTCAGTCAgtcaagaaaatgaaaatgtagaTATTGAACAACTGAAATCTAACTTAAGTTTTGCTCAACATGAAAATGAAAGATTACaggctattattaataaatttgaaaacagtaCTCAACAGATTGAAGCAGAAATCATATCAAACTTGGAAACTACTGGATTCAATGTTACTGGTTGTATTAAAACCAAAGATGAAGAAGATGGTTGGGGTTGGGGTAGCGATGAAGTCCTAATGGAGCAAGAAACTGCTACTGTTTTACAGACTGTTGGATTGAAACAAGAAACTTCCTCTCAAcaggttgaaattaaaatattacagttagaACAGAAACTTAGTGAAGCTATTGCAGAAAATGTACGACTAACTGAAGAATTGAAAGGGTCACAAGTACGTTGCagtaaactaatgaaaaaagcTAAAGAACTGAAAGCTAAGAGTGAAGATTTAGAAAGAGGAACTCGAGAAAAAAGTGTTGGATTTGAAGATCTAGATTTTGCAATGCAAGAAGAATTACGTGCCCAAATTCAAAAACTCGAAAAAAGTCTTCAAGAagcattaaatgaaaataaaatgtggaaagctgaaaaagaaaatttcttacgaaaaattGATACATTAACAAATGGCAATGAACGTTTAGTAGATATGAAGGAAAGGCAAGATATtgaattatctatttttcaaaaacagaattctgatttaaaacaacaaattttaggCTTTGAGTGGAAAATTGAAGAATTGATGGAAGATAATGAAAAGCTTACTTCAAATTGTACAGAAATGGAAGAAAAAGTAAACAGCCTCGCtgcagaaaatgaaaatttaattaaaattgttgggGAAATGAAGGACCAAAACAGAGGAAATGAACCACAGATTGCTATACAGGGACAGAATCAAAATCCAATGTTTACTTTGTTCAAGGAGGATACTAATTTTGAACGAAAAATAAAAGATAGTGATTACAATTCTTTATTAaggaattttgaacaattatcaaGTGAGAAAAATGAGTTGATCACAGTTAATAAAGAACTAAAAGATACAGTTAATTTACTTAATCTGAAAATGAGCGAACTCGGGcttgaaaataatgatttgaaaagtaaaattgaaactTCTCAATCTTCACAGTCAGATGctgaaaaacaagaatatttgCAACTAATGGATGAAAATGAACAGCTTCGGTGTGCTTCTAAAATCAATGAGAAAAAATTGCatgatcttaaaaataaattagaagagcTGAAAAGTAAAAACCAAGTACTTGAGGATTCTTTGTCAACTTTAAAACAATCAGAAGATTCACTTAAGACTTATGTTGTAAGTTTAGAAGATCAGAATCATGCAATTAAAGAAggaatggaaaaaaaatgtaataatttattaatggaatTTAATAAGGTGAACTATgaattacaagaaattataaaagaaaaagacattcttagtaaaaaattgaaagatgtgGAAAGTTCTAAAATAGTCCTGAAAGAAGCAGTTCATGAACCGTCTAATGTCACTGAACTTTTCCGTGGTTTTGCCGGAGATGGTCCTGCAGTGGATCCTTTCATTTCAcctaaagaaaatgttgaaacagATAAATCTGATCTACTACAATTTAAAGGCTGGGATAATGCTAATAATGAATTATCTGATGaaacaaaaagtgaaaatattaatgcTAGTATTAGTGAATTAAAGAAACAAGTTGCAACATTAACTAGattattacaagaaaaagaaactgaactGGAAATTTCAAATCAGTCTCTTGATAGCGTCAAATTACAAAGAGAAAATTTACAAGAAGTTTGgtcaaaaaaatatgaagatttaAAATTGGAACAGTCATCTGCCAATGATGATAGATTAGAAGTATATGAAGAACTGTTAAATGAAgctgaaaagaaatataaagataatttaatattgaaagatgAAGAAATTGCGCATTTAATGTGTGAACTATCTTCCAAAGAAAAACAGTTGGTAAGTGCTAaagaagaaattacaaatttaacgaACACTGAATTGGCTTTGAaggaaattattgaaaattataaaaaaaaaaatgaattactgcaACATGAATTAGCTGAATTacatgaagaatgtaaaaaattaaaagagaaatgtaAAGAGTTGTCTGAAGTCAAGGAAGGTTGTGTATCAAAGTTAAATGATGCcgaaacaaaattagaaaacttaaaaattcagtatGATGAATGTTTACAAAAACTGAAAGGTGAATctgaaattaaactggaattagAACAGGATTGTTatgcatattttaaatgtttagatgAAAAAGCGAAACAGTTAGAAGAAGCAAATATAAAGATCAGTGAGCTAAATGAAGCAAAAATTAGTACATTATCAGATCCCGTTACTGATGCTATTGTTGAGGATCCTGGAGAGTTTCAGAGATTAGAGAAACAACAGCAATTAGGGTTAGAGATGCCAACAGCACAAACAAGCATTGATTCCACTCGTAATGTAACTGATATTAATATAATGGAAGAACAAATAAAAAGGTATAAAGAAACAATAAGGAGACGAGATATTGAGATAGAAAGGCTAATGCAAACTTTAGGTGAATCTGAAGAACGGCTAATTAAAGCTGAAGAAAATAGATTGAATTTTGAAGAAGTTAATGGATTAAAATTGAGATTAGATGAAGCTCTATATACTGTTCATTTGAGAGATCTTCGCTGTGAAGAACTCACTTTGGAATTGATGCAGGTgagaattgaattgaaaaattcagctaTTTTAAGATATAGAGGTTAAGAaagttttaatgttaatgataTTATCTGTTGAGGAATATTTGTTTTTGATCCCCAGCAATGTAATGTCTTCTATCTTGGCCTGCTGTACAAGCTTTTTTGTTGGTGATAAGATTATAgtattatttggattttaaatgaaatagaataatgGTATGATATTTGGGAATACTGTGCCATTCCCACCATTAGTGGGTGGGAAACCACGGTTTCCACCATTAAGAGTGGAGATATGTATGTGTATTATATGTTGTGAGATGTTTGAAATATTCATAATGTATACTTAAGATCAACTATATCtgtttattctctttaattttttagtagttttgtttttaattcataaactgaACTTGTCTAATGTAGGAGCAGGAAACAATAATTATGTCTTTAATTCTAATTATCATAATGCCTTATAGATGTGGCTGCAATGGGGTAAGCATAGATGTGGAACGTGATAGTTTCCATTCCCAAtggtaaatttactttttgtatgtCCATTTgggtttttgtataaatttttctgtttaatttttcagatcataaaaattataaattcaggtTTAGAGCCTTACTCTTGTTTTCaaatgattaattatgaattgtatgtttgttattttatttataatatcccTGTTTCCCATGCGTAATGGAAGCACATAAATGAATTCTCCAGACAAAAATCATTTAAGTTTAGGttcagaaatgttttgtttttaggttAGGTAGAGTTTTCCTAAATTTCTATTCCAAATGTAAATTAATACCATTCTGTTTTCTTGCGGACACTAATTACAAggcagtttttgtaatttttagtgtaattaagTTTGGAAGAAATTAAATAGTGCCAAAGCTGTCTCCATTATAATCTTAAAggagtttcttttataaaactcaGATAGCTCAGAaacacttcttttatttttgtttttgaggtaaataaactttgttaaattacgaATAAACCCTCAAATCTTAACtgtaaaatcaaaatgaattagttttgaaaaaaatttatgtaaaaaaatgtaagcattttttaaaaattaaattttgttgaaaacttGTTAACTTATCTGAACAGATTACATTCTATTCATTTGTTCAGATAATTCAGGTTGTAACTgttgtttaactttaaaaaaatcatgagttGCATCGTGCTTTGCAGTATGATATTGCAAACCATTTATAGaccttcaaataattaatttctaacaagattgcaactattttttttttttagttttacttatttgtttCCCATTTAATAATATTGCTAGGTAAATGGACTGGCTAATTAGACCCCAATAATGACCACATCATACATTTCCAgaaaactaattttgaaatttgattgtTGAATTATGTTATATGAATTTTCAGTAGATGCCTATTGCGCACTattccttaaattatttatttcatttctcttaAAATAGATTCATAACTGAATAAAACTCATATTTTGATTGTACTAGATCCACTAGCAAAAATCTAAGTAACCTGTTTATCAGTGTTGGCTAGTTtacaaatataaaggaaaaaattctttgtatatGTATTTAGCATTTGTCATATTCTAGTTTGTGGTTCTCCTGTTTGAGATGAAAGTTTTGTAGTACTGAGTTCAGGACTGCTCTATtgtatttgaatgttattttctttcagcCGTAGGTTATTTTGCAGACCTTTAAATAGAACAAGCAGCCATTGAAAATGATCCCTTTGATTGTAAAGTATGATAGATTGTAGAAAGCATTTTGTGGTTAAGAACTTTTCTGCTTGGAAATCATTCATATTCACTCATTTCAGCTTGGCAATTACTATTACAAAAACTGTTAGCAACAAAAATCTGCTTTCTCTTAATTTGAATATTGGAATGgtatcaaaaaaatatgtatacaaaagATTCAGTCTGGTATTGTTATTTGTGACACATTAAAAGGACAGTTTGTTGTAAAGTTTTTTAGGTTAGTAATAAATTGTTTCTGTGTTTTGCCCTTGACGTTAAAGATAAtataatctaaaagtataaacttataacaaacaaccaaattttattacaagACTTTTTAAAAAGACAACAAAATGTTTTCGGTTGTCTTTGTAACTATCCTCAGTGACTGGTGATACTGTTCTCACATCAGTGTTAATTTATTACACAGGAAGATTtaggaagaaaggaaaataatttgggaactgattctgaGCATGTATTTGCAGATGGCAGAATGACAACCTTGAAGGTTAAGAAAGAAAGGTTGAAGGGTTGACAACCCTTGAAGGTTGAAGGTTAAGAAAGTGTGGATTTTTGACTCGCCCTTCTAATATGAAAGGGCCTATTTATTAGTTGATTGTCGATCATGCCAAACCAAATActcatcaaaaattgttacaggagATTTGATTTAATTACAACATGTGGGTTGTCCTCAGACCACCGATGTGAATTCTGAGTGTTGTTTATGCCATTATGGGTAGAATTAGCTTTGTCCAAAATAGTATGAatggaattaagtggtaattattattaacccattgacaaaaaTGCAGTTgtttgtcatcatcatcatcatcaagcTGGAGGTGTTGAACTTTTTGAACTTGTAAGAGTGCAGTACATAGTATGTAATATCCTCCATGCTGTACTTATGGAATATTGGGTCACATAGAAATTCATCACATGCTTATTATAGGACTAAGCTTATTtcacctgaagaatgttttccatCTCATCACCGTGTATCAGTTGACATTCAGATGAACATGAGCACTGGAAAGTGTACCATtctcatgaaaattattaaaaattctacaaaatacttaaCAGTATGGAACTACTTGTCCAGGTTACCTACATCAGTATTCTTCCATCGCAAAAGCCATACACGAAAATCATTTCGGCTCATTCTGCAGGAATGAAGATGCAGCGTTTTTCAAAATAAGGAATTCAAaatggaatttcattttttttaaattcagattcaattggaaaaatttaGGTAAAGTTTAGACTACAACACAAAACACTACATAAattgattcttaaaaataattaaacacaatcaaaattatatcttaaCAGCTAAACCGCCTAACACTTATTAATAACACAGTAgtattcagattattatacagtTAGTGTTGCCACCCTAATTTCACAAAGGtccaaatttattgtactaaaaacagctgattttattttttacaaatttgtaacatttttctgttaacttttgttctgttttgtttttaatcataaagttattttttacatagactttattatataaattttcccagaattgaattctctataagttttgataataaaatttatgcatttattagtcatttaacaaaattatacttcaaatttaaaaaaaaaaattgttttccatcaaatttttctgttttatattgtaTATCGTGAAAACTACAAGAGATGTAGTTCtggaatctgttttattcaatttttgaaatcaaaacacaaaataaaccATGAagccttaaaaaatttcaaagtcctcatctcactggggaaattgaaatcagggtgaaattttcTGCTAGCTGTAATTTGATAACAGAGTTTTTGGACATGTttgatgaatgtttttatttatttcaaactgtaAAATCATTTGTCAAAtgatttccctttcctcctgaatcactctgcatattgatacaattttattgtactaaGGTAACACAAGTCAGTGTGAACcactattaataatatacataaacaaaaaacaccttaaattaaactttacagcGAAATAATATgaacacaaacaaataaattttcttgtctTCACCATCACAAACAGCAATCAACAAAGCACACTTTCAGAATGCGTATAAAGTCAACAACAATAGACACTCATTCACAACACATCAAACCATCTGACCTCGCATAAATTGTCGCTCCTAAAAGTATGACCCGTAGACTACTCAACTCACCCTTGTCATTTGAAGACCACATAGAAGAACTCAACTATTTAAATACTTAGCTAACAGTCCTACATAAACACAAAACAGCACGCtcctacataaaataaatgaaaaataaaaataaaaacacaaaaaccaacaaattaatgtaaatagacAAAACTCAGAGAAAATAgctcacaaatttaaaaactaaatacaatgtAGTCTTCAACACAGTCACTAAACAAACATGCCCCTGGTATATATAAACAGAACTTCTGACTGCACAATGTCCTGCATTAATTGAAAGGGACATATTTTCAAACATACAATGAACATTAAAAGCCCTCCACAGCGACATAGTTTACCTTAACCAACCACTTACAGACACATATCCACCGATACTGacaacaaccttgatattctgtttaaaaaaacccaTATTTTACCACagcttgaacattatgaaatttataaatacaacaaaaatgtaCTAAATGAATAGACGCAATTCAAACTTAACATaactttttgtataattcaaaCTGCTACTAGCAGTAACATCAGTTGATGTTAGTGTGAGAACAACAAAGTCACTGAGTATGGTCACCAagacaactgaaaatgttttgaagtttttaaaaacacaataaaatttgtttcggGTTGTCACTGCAGTAGTTATACAGGATGTCCATgaagtctttccatgattacaaaattttattacaaaaaacctattacagttacagctgtgcggtttgtggcaaaagaaagaaaaaattatgaagatttttttaccaaaaagttTATTTGTTCCAAATACAAACACAGAAAAAGTGTTTTGACAATTGTTTaattaatctcataaaaaaaatttttaagtaatgatggagattcaattatttgtttttttttttatttcttcaaagtcagattttacttaaaatcataaaatttgccTTTTAATGAGCTACcactaaaattcattaatattaattacattgctAGTAAGAAAAATCTCCTACTAGACATAACTGGAAAAAAGTTtttggaaatgttcattcaagAATTGTTCTATATTTTGACCTGTAGAAcccatttctctttcctcttTGTAATATTtgctctatttaaaatttatttagaaataaaattgttaagtgaAATAACTTGCAGTTCcggttatataaattttgatgataGTATGTGTCGAACATAGGtaagtttttaacttatatttaaaactttattcagcTTTTTCTTGTGTTTGATAAATGTTcaaatatatgtacaaatattaaaaaaattacaatctgtctgtttttattgtttcagatattttctgattattttctaGCTTAATCtttaaaagtagttttggaatacagtatttcattttactacatttttgaTTTGTGGATGAAGATTAATGTGGTCTAACATACTTTTTATACCTTATTATGTATTCACCTTACACATAACAAAAGGTAAATACTTTTAACTGAAAGGAAgaattcattatgtttttaatcatgaaattaccttttatttatttggttttagttGTTAGAAGAGCGAGACACTCTACAGTTGAGGTTATCAACTGCTATAAGATTAAATGAAGAATTAAGACGTAAAATGTCTGTTAATGGTGCTAGAGAACAGATACCTAACATTAATGACAGTAGTTCTTGTACTACTAGAACTAGTGATAATGAGCATAATCTATCATCATCTGATCAGGAAACCACACAATCTGATACAGAAACTGGTCGTCTTGATAGGCTTCatgaaaagtaagtaaataattttttctctattccttattgtaaaaaatgtttcttgtttaattttgaaactttgtaaaaaattttgttgcagtttatttaagaaaattgattgaagcttaaaatttctatgatttttctttttgcttcACCTCACGTTGAAAACGTTTGATGTCAGCTTACCATTTGGTAGCgatttacttctttataaattaatttgtgataGAGACCTAAGACCTAGTTTATATGAAAGTGATGGACAAACATGGTTTCTGTTCACACAAGACTTCACATTTTACTCCTTTTTTGCAGCATTTCTGTACTGAagtataattatcttaataacaaatattaactatatattgATAACattgtattatgtaaaatattccctttttaaatatggacatctataaattatttgatttgaaaattgtatttatttttattaaattataattttgtgggTTTCTTTCTTGTAGGTTGGGAGAACTTCATAATACAGGCTACCAGAAAGATTTGTCACTGCATCAAGACAGAATTAAAAGACATAATGAGCAGATGCACCTTTATGATGTTACAAGTAGTAGCTCCTCACAGCCTGCCAGTCCCCACAcaagttagtatttattttttgtactcatTCTTATATTGAACCAAAAGTTATCTTTAATTTGGAATATGTATTGTGTAGAGAAATTTACAGGAAGAAAAGAGGTATGATTTTGAAGGATAGTAGAATGCATTCAGGAAAACAAATGGAACCATTTTCTGTATTTCTGTAATAGTTTCCAAAAAGTAATAATgctaaatgtttttgaaaatcataCTCTTTATATTTCTACCCATTCATTTCTTattggaaactatatatttagggacatatctaaaagaaaaaaaaaacttttgaaagaaagtaattttaatgatacaaaataagaaaattatgtaatctaCATACAATATATCGTTCAGTAGTTAATGGGGCTCTTAGCCTTCCAGCATTCTTTCATCCTCTTCGGCATGGAGTTGATAAGCTTCAGACACTCCTCTTTGGTATCATTCTGTCAAATCTGCGCCAACATAAACTTCAGCTCGGTCTTATTCTTAGGCTAGAAATTGAGCCATCATGTTCCTTATATTTTTGATGGGGTTTAGTTTGGGGCTCCTTGCTGGCCATCGAAGAACCTTAACATCTTTCTTAGAAAAACAGTTCTTGATGTAATGAGAGGTGTGAACAGGATGTTGTCCTgctgataaataacatttttaccaagtatttttttaaccaacAGTAACATGATTTCCTCCATTGTTTGGCAGTATTTTACACTATTCATAGACCCTagaacaacccaccgggttggtctagtggttaacgcgcatcttcctaaatcagctgatttggaagtcgagagttacagca harbors:
- the LOC142318877 gene encoding uncharacterized protein LOC142318877 isoform X2, giving the protein MEEENVQQKSNLPDFETYKGRLEQQEATKLKAEQIVSTLSRIKAREKASRRRFSTRDESTMIISSGDKKLPSANSAVKEKSNLLKRKLEEDRAKLESQRGSENFNKVSEVVETIRAQIEDRDKLMQQLLLNAQPHEIKEDDDSTSELIKETNPTEPKLPVEVKQKIAELEAKVIDLQENLKEKDNVISARTQAITLLSEDMAKKSKATLDTLEETQEQMRQMQNNFISIEDRMKKEQIRLKEEAEDRKQRCLQAEKNLRIVEAARFDLSTRVAELQEKVVVLQTKNIELEKTLTESETRHNETKDALEAAKSTTVKLKAQFKIKMKALEEEHDLLKKMEDNGSAVTSLQERIAELEEEKEQCHLFKERVVELEEKLSQQGDDLDSHVKAISKLELEKLDLIQAIQEHNCLLSEKESVINHLQQLLTETEQLKVSAEMRAIEVEEKLDAAIKEKITTDSENQIIIDNMKQKLTEQVEIIKELETKLLTRQNEMSLTGGSAVNDVNDWNSDIEEWKRKYLDMELRYNEVNNSYKYLENRVEMAEKQNEQVVIECDKLRKTVSHLQIIVSQCSSQDHTNFEITACSKQESAFVTPSVNEKDIEINKLKEELSATTCELHKLSFALDNLNSTGQQFDELNKQIMLKDKAITDISEELEKRTRKLAEYKKFHKLKCEDVLRVSSELESVTISSQEKIAELEKEIADAHLKELELQKQIKELKDNQSSVPNEQTQKMKKLAASVKLKTKACKDLEARIEEMKKILEEKENSIQELVKKENNNISEISQLNCQLHELQSLPVTKVNEQDQAAISIKLETLLVEKDNLNTQIIEQQNIIHQLESDVIALRGEKESIIIQFEKIQENEFSKNEEILKILEVQVTESRKEIQNLQEQLTDVASKYEQAWAKLQEKEGYIESIESELSKAQERMRSIESNTNEMSQSLRERAEVLGDRLKKAEETNVQLEKYKNDVEMSLTALQEKEQVLQNNLVHKTAENEDLKQMVAELSRQNEQLEREAVDMKNYVANLRNEVINLYNIQDAHNHALEEIERLHNEIKQIKLDSEKTIVELKEREKVTAESTDIELKNLIEKCNTVEHERKQLFRELEIVNGENKLLKEEIYKQKSNFEMRYEFLDSERNHYEELYSKLKTETAEKEEKLGALSESKSKEVESIMTEQRLLVERLHAEFKQKEEAYLGKINEQDEFIKKLQGSLQTIESNTEPLKCELNKVGIELASSKEELMALRLDQEKSLYLKNELDRVRDEYNRELEKERELIKTLQVELLRENAKKEIDSVVTEAENKVDLMAKVEKNETSRPLFKFTEVKSEANDLNPFDNIIHSSVSQENENVDIEQLKSNLSFAQHENERLQAIINKFENSTQQIEAEIISNLETTGFNVTGCIKTKDEEDGWGWGSDEVLMEQETATVLQTVGLKQETSSQQVEIKILQLEQKLSEAIAENVRLTEELKGSQVRCSKLMKKAKELKAKSEDLERGTREKSVGFEDLDFAMQEELRAQIQKLEKSLQEALNENKMWKAEKENFLRKIDTLTNGNERLVDMKERQDIELSIFQKQNSDLKQQILGFEWKIEELMEDNEKLTSNCTEMEEKVNSLAAENENLIKIVGEMKDQNRGNEPQIAIQGQNQNPMFTLFKEDTNFERKIKDSDYNSLLRNFEQLSSEKNELITVNKELKDTVNLLNLKMSELGLENNDLKSKIETSQSSQSDAEKQEYLQLMDENEQLRCASKINEKKLHDLKNKLEELKSKNQVLEDSLSTLKQSEDSLKTYVVSLEDQNHAIKEGMEKKCNNLLMEFNKVNYELQEIIKEKDILSKKLKDVESSKIVLKEAVHEPSNVTELFRGFAGDGPAVDPFISPKENVETDKSDLLQFKGWDNANNELSDETKSENINASISELKKQVATLTRLLQEKETELEISNQSLDSVKLQRENLQEVWSKKYEDLKLEQSSANDDRLEVYEELLNEAEKKYKDNLILKDEEIAHLMCELSSKEKQLVSAKEEITNLTNTELALKEIIENYKKKNELLQHELAELHEECKKLKEKCKELSEVKEGCVSKLNDAETKLENLKIQYDECLQKLKGESEIKLELEQDCYAYFKCLDEKAKQLEEANIKISELNEAKISTLSDPVTDAIVEDPGEFQRLEKQQQLGLEMPTAQTSIDSTRNVTDINIMEEQIKRYKETIRRRDIEIERLMQTLGESEERLIKAEENRLNFEEVNGLKLRLDEALYTVHLRDLRCEELTLELMQLLEERDTLQLRLSTAIRLNEELRRKMSVNGAREQIPNINDSSSCTTRTSDNEHNLSSSDQETTQSDTETGRLDRLHEKLGELHNTGYQKDLSLHQDRIKRHNEQMHLYDVTSSSSSQPASPHTNNEDHNSSGSFLSWLLGSSGSSSTSQVDV